A stretch of the Corynebacterium maris DSM 45190 genome encodes the following:
- a CDS encoding trypsin-like serine protease yields MTTTRDRGRAVSWALWLCAVVIVGALAAATAWAGLNHTSERLDAADPRAGASAATELDPGEATPAADVAVAEGGPWAPGTTFHLTDAYPSPGVPFNVTECTATFSFADATGRAYAVTAGHCGEAGDLVWPTTASTVADFAAEVGRVIYTDLTLTADVYHDVGLIEITDSTRPMTFAGSADQPADLLLGEPARLEGERVCKIGGTTDVTCGVAGGQERQQLHVDDGGFAVTEGRTAALCAARGDSGGPVTATVDGRRVIVGLVSGTRADGAPVEDCADPAAAGMTLSYTPTPTIVDVLSDVVPEALLARP; encoded by the coding sequence ATGACGACGACGCGTGACCGCGGCCGGGCGGTCTCGTGGGCGCTGTGGCTGTGCGCCGTCGTGATCGTCGGCGCGCTCGCCGCCGCCACCGCGTGGGCCGGGCTGAACCACACCTCGGAGCGGCTGGACGCGGCCGATCCCCGAGCCGGGGCGTCGGCCGCGACGGAGCTGGATCCGGGGGAGGCGACGCCGGCCGCGGACGTCGCCGTGGCAGAAGGCGGGCCGTGGGCGCCGGGCACCACCTTCCACCTGACCGACGCCTACCCCTCACCCGGGGTGCCCTTTAACGTCACCGAATGCACGGCGACCTTCAGCTTCGCCGACGCCACGGGCCGCGCCTACGCGGTCACGGCCGGGCATTGCGGGGAAGCCGGTGACTTGGTGTGGCCGACCACGGCCAGCACCGTGGCCGACTTCGCCGCCGAGGTCGGCCGCGTCATCTACACCGACCTGACGCTGACCGCGGACGTCTACCACGACGTCGGGCTCATCGAGATCACCGATTCCACCCGCCCCATGACTTTCGCCGGCTCCGCCGACCAGCCAGCGGACCTGCTGTTGGGCGAGCCCGCCCGACTCGAGGGCGAGCGGGTGTGCAAGATCGGCGGCACCACGGACGTCACCTGCGGCGTCGCGGGCGGGCAAGAGCGTCAGCAGCTGCACGTCGACGACGGCGGTTTCGCCGTCACAGAGGGCCGCACCGCCGCGCTGTGCGCCGCCCGCGGGGACAGCGGCGGCCCCGTCACCGCCACCGTCGATGGCCGCCGCGTCATCGTGGGGCTGGTCTCCGGCACCCGCGCCGACGGCGCACCCGTCGAGGACTGCGCCGATCCGGCCGCCGCCGGCATGACCCTGTCGTACACCCCGACCCCGACGATCGTGGACGTCCTCTCCGACGTCGTCCCGGAGGCGCTGCTCGCCCGGCCTTAG